The nucleotide window TGATGGACAAGGAAAGCCACCAGCGCAGCATGACCGGGCCGTCCAGCCACGACGCTTACAAGCGCCGCCAGGTCGAGACAGCGCGCCTGCGCGTTCTCGGGCGTGACCTGAGTGACTGGATCGCTGCGCATTCCAGCCCGGTATCGGACCAGATGCCTGAGCCGCTGGCGGCGCTATCTTCCGCCGCCTGACCCAGTCGAGGCCGCGCCCTGGCCCTTCGGCTTTCCGAATCCGCTGAACTAGCGCAGTGTGCCGTCAGGGACTGGCGGATGGTTGTCGAGTGGGACGAAGTGAATAAACCGTTGGCGAAACGCCAGGCCGCTTGGCGTCGGTAGACGGGCTGATCGCGGTCTGTCGCCAACGGCCGGTTTCGCACCCCATAGCAGACGGCCGCGGCCTATGACGGCTCAGCGAGTTTTTTCGGAACCAACCCATGGAACAGGCGTTCGAGTTGGCCCAGCTCGTAGTCAATGCCAGCGGTGACAGCCCATTCTTCAGTTGCACCCTGCAATCCATGCAGCTCGACGTTGAAAACAACATTGCCAAGTGCAGTACAGGTCGCGGAGAGCTTGAAATCTCCTTCAATCGACTGCCATTCTCGTGTGCCGCTCCATGGCCCGTCCTGCTTACCAAGGTCGGCAAGGAATGCTTCAAGTCCGGCAGCATCGCCGGTCTCAACCCAGACTTCGACCTTAGCAGAAACGGGGAATCCGACTAATTCAGCGAGCAAATACGGGCCGCTTGCGCAGCTAATCTTAAGTTCGCGATTTGAGCTACAGGATCGAATATTGATCATGGAAAGAAGTACTTGTTAAGTCGGCTTTGTAGGTCCGCTTCCGGCTGAAACCGGTTTATTGCGACCGGCCGGTTCCGCCCCGAAGCAGACGGTCAACAAACGCAGCTAGGGCGTCCTAAGCCGTAGAAATCTTTTGCCATCGAAGCGGTATCGTTCCCACGTCCTCCGTTTCCCAGCAACGTCACTGTCCCGTACTTCGACAATGAATCCGGATGTTTGGCTAACGCGCGAGATTTTGCCAATCTCGGAACCGAACTCGCCGCCAGGGACTAGGGTAAGCCTGCCATCACTGCCGCCCTGATAAAACCCGACAACACGAGTGTGTGCACCAGCGATGCCGGATACCTGCCACAGGTAGCAATTGCAAAGGTCCGACCAAAACTTTTCAAGACCGACGGGGATTGCGTCGTAGGGAATACGATTAGCAAAAGATCCATCGCCGCTTGAAGTACCCAGGAATCGGTCACCGTCACACGTCTGAATCTGGACCTCCTGCAATTGTGCTTCTACCTCACAGTCGGCGGTAAGCCCAGGTAGAGGGAATAGCATCAGAGCTACCAACAACACTCTTCCGAGTCGTAGCATGCCGATCTTTCAAAAGTCGTTGAAACGTTGTGCCGATACAGCCGCCGTTGGGAACCCCAAGGACCGCTTTTGGCCGATAGCGGAATTCATTGCGACTAGTGTAACTCAGCAAGAAGCGGTGGGCCTCGCTACCTTACGCCGGTAATCGCAGCGATTTCAAAAACGTCGCGGTTATTCGGAAAGTCACAATACCGGCAACTGCCATCGTCCGGTCCGGCCTGGCGCCGGGCTGGTGCCCGGGCGCACGCCCGATCCTCCGGAGTGCTGCTGGCGTCTTCAACGTGCCGGCGATTGAGTCGGGCACTGGTACGCACCCCGGGGTGACGCCCGACATATTGGTGAGGGAACTCGTACAGCGCTGGCTGGCAGACAATACAGGCCGATCGTCCTGGCGCGAGGAAAGCCGGGCAACGCGAGGCTTTCAATGGAAAGATGTTTTTCTTCCTGAAGGGACATGCCAAAGTCTTGTGGTGGGCCGTGTCGGGCTGTGCCTGCCACGGCTTTTGGCATGTCAACGCAGCATCGGCTCCGACAAGCACCGTTGCGTTGGGTTCATCCAGCGAATTCTGGTCTGGAACACTAGAGCTTCCCGAACATGTAAGTCCACCGATGTCCGGTGCGCCGCTCGAGCTCCAGCAGGAACTCAGGTGACAGGTCCGGCCATTCCCAGAACTGCAGGCCCAGCGTGCCGAACAGGAGATCGTCGTGTTCCCACGCCGTCACCGGCGCACCCTGGCCACATTGCATGCACGCCAGTTCGCCCTCGCCTCCTTTCAGCCATACGTCGGCAGCCGCATAGAACAGGTGAATATCGTGCTCGGCTGCGCAGTGGGGGCAACGCGCGGGGCCGTAGTCGCCCTGGCCATTGAAGAAGGCATTCCGCGTCATCGACAGTTCCATGCCGTTGGGATTGTATTGCAGGAAATCGGCATAATCGGCTTCCCGCTCGCTCTCTGGAATGCCCCCGCATGCCCGCCTGTAATGCGGCCCGGGAGGATAACCGGGCTTGTAGCAGCAGTCGGTCAACCGGTGCTGGATGATCTCCTGCTCGACCAGCCAAGCGACGATGCATTCGCCAAGGCGCTTCGCCTTCTCCGTATCGGATGTCGCTCGGTCCATGACGCTTTGCGTGTGGGTGCCCATCTGATGTGCTCTCCTGTTCCCGGGGTTCGACCTCTTCCATGATCTACGCCACGGCCGGGCAAGTCAACGCTCGTCCGGGCAGCTTCGCGTGCGGTGGTATCGACAATTTCCCGACATCTGGCCGGCCATTTGAGCATACGATTATCAGGATGAGTATCTCCATACGCCATATTCAGATCGAAAGGCTCACGGCAAATGATTATCCAGGCGGCATCCATCCAGTTCCAGCACATCCCGGGAAACAAGCAAGCCAACTTGACATTGATAACGGATTTTGCCGCGCAAGCGGCATCCCGAAAGGTACAGCTCGCGGTCTTTCCCGAAATGTGCATCACCGGGTACTGGCATGTCATCGGCATGCCGCGCGA belongs to Pseudoduganella albidiflava and includes:
- a CDS encoding DUF6228 family protein is translated as MINIRSCSSNRELKISCASGPYLLAELVGFPVSAKVEVWVETGDAAGLEAFLADLGKQDGPWSGTREWQSIEGDFKLSATCTALGNVVFNVELHGLQGATEEWAVTAGIDYELGQLERLFHGLVPKKLAEPS